The DNA sequence GGTTCAAAAAAAACTTTAGAGATACTGGAGGTTTGGCTGTTCCGGGCCTCCAGAAACCTCGATTGTATAAAATATAAATTTTTGTTGACTGAATTATGGATTTTTGAAAACCTGAATAGGAGAGATAGATTTCCATCACAAACCCAGTCTTATGTAAGTTGTCAGCCCAACCATCCACCCGCAATACAGGAAGGAAAGTGAACCCCGTAGAGCTAATCTGGTTGCCTTTTTATCATTTTGCCTTCCTTTTCAATCAGTTTTTTCTTGTGATACAATGCTGTCAAAATATCCCCTTTTACTTGAGGTTGTTGCATAGTTCATGGTGCAGTCAATGGGCTGACATGGTCATGTTGCATTACCAAAACCAGGCAGGATAAGTAGAATGAAACAACCAGATTTTCAGGATTTCATTGAAAATGCTTCAAACGGTTTTTTTATCTCACGTTCTGATGGGCGCTGTATGTATGCCAACAAGTCTTTTGCGCAAATGTTGGGTTATGCCTCTCCAGAAGAAATGATAGGATCTGTCACAGACATTTTTTCTGAGACTTTTACTGATTTGCAAGACATAGAAAATTTTACTGTCAGGCGTAATCATGAAATGCAACCCTTCAGTCGTGAGTGCGTGTTGCGTAGTCGAGATGGAAGCCAGTTCAAGGTGCTTCTTAATTTACGTATTGTGCAGGATGAAAACAACGAAAGCATAGAGTATCAGGGTGTAGTAACCTACATAGCTGAGTACAGACAGGATAAGAATACTCTGAGTGCTTTTAGTAGCGACTTTTTACTCATGCTGGAGAATACCACGGACTTTCTTTACTTTAAGGATCGGGACAGGCGTATTCGATTCTGCAGTCAGGCCATGGCCAATATTGTCGGCTGCAATGACTGGAGAGATCTTGTGGGCAAGGATGATTTTGAAATTTTCCCAAAAGAAACCGCCCGCATTTACTATGACGAGGAAGAACAGGTTTTTAGGGAAGGGATTCCGGTTTTAAACAAGGTAAATCCATTTTTTGATGAAAGCGGTAAACTTGGCTGGGTGTTAACAAATAAATGGCCGGTATATGATGAAAATAACTCAGAGGTTGTGGGTCTTTTTGGAATCAGCCGTGACATCACAGAGTTTAAGAAGGCTGAAGATACGTTTAGCCATTACCGGGATCTTTTGCGCTATATTGTTGAGCATACAAGAAGTGCTGTTGCCGTTCATGACCGGGACTTGAACTATATCTTTGTCAGTCAGCGATACCTTGATGAATTTAATGTCAAGGAAGAAGAGATTATTGGCAAGCACCATTATGAGGTATTCCCGGATTTGCCCCAAAAATGGAGGGAGGTTCATCAGAAGGCTCTAAAAGGAGAAGTACTCAGTGCTGAAGATGATCCGTATTACCGGGAAGACGGCACAGTGGAATGGACTCGCTGGGAATGTCGACCATGGTATGAGAAGGATGAATCCATAGGTGGCATAATAGTTTATACTGAGGTTATTACTGAACGTAAACAAGATGAACAAGCCCTGCTCATAGCCAAGGAGCAGGCAGAGGCCGCCAACCGGGCCAAAAGCGCATTCCTGGCTAATATGAGTCATGAGATTCGTACTCCCATCAACGGTATTATGGGCATGCTGCAGTTGCTGCTAATGACTCACTTGAATCAAGAGCAGAGGGAATATTTAGAACTGTCCATAAATGCAGCTCATCGCCTGAC is a window from the Desulfonatronovibrio magnus genome containing:
- a CDS encoding PAS domain S-box protein, which encodes MKQPDFQDFIENASNGFFISRSDGRCMYANKSFAQMLGYASPEEMIGSVTDIFSETFTDLQDIENFTVRRNHEMQPFSRECVLRSRDGSQFKVLLNLRIVQDENNESIEYQGVVTYIAEYRQDKNTLSAFSSDFLLMLENTTDFLYFKDRDRRIRFCSQAMANIVGCNDWRDLVGKDDFEIFPKETARIYYDEEEQVFREGIPVLNKVNPFFDESGKLGWVLTNKWPVYDENNSEVVGLFGISRDITEFKKAEDTFSHYRDLLRYIVEHTRSAVAVHDRDLNYIFVSQRYLDEFNVKEEEIIGKHHYEVFPDLPQKWREVHQKALKGEVLSAEDDPYYREDGTVEWTRWECRPWYEKDESIGGIIVYTEVITERKQDEQALLIAKEQAEAANRAKSAFLANMSHEIRTPINGIMGMLQLLLMTHLNQEQREYLELSINAAHRLTRLLSDILDLSRFEAGKMSIHEEEFCLKEIETSVLELFKITARDKNILLESNMDHSLPVRVLGDPHRVRQVLFNLVGNALKFTDRGKVQLTIAPLTSGAENICKVLFTVSDTGIGIAEDKLKDLFSPFFQAEESYTRPYQGAGLGLAIVKRLVDLMNGEINVSSTEGKGTSIQVTLSFKLPDAEKFCTEDTVKPVDGKEHALRILLAEDDPDNQFVTCRTLEKSGNSVTVAENGQKVLDLLQEQDFDLILMDIQMPVMDGLEATRAIRSWKDLGQKKDIPIIAMTAYAMAGDREKFLEAGMDDYLAKPVTIDALNSALEKIKKSSQGTVDRIISNPSPPPR